A section of the Macadamia integrifolia cultivar HAES 741 chromosome 9, SCU_Mint_v3, whole genome shotgun sequence genome encodes:
- the LOC122089827 gene encoding guanylate-binding protein 4-like — MRDTKTKGIWVWGMPLELVIDGVKTSVLYLDTEGFESIGKSNVYDDRIFALATVMSSVLIYNLPETIREADISRLSFAVELAEEFYGRVKGQDVAFEPAKLLWLIQRDFLQGKSVQQMVDEALQRVPNLDGDRNIDQVNQIRESLAVMGDNSTAFSLPQPHLQRTQLCDMKDGDLDPTYIKKREQLKELVASIIRPKIVQGRSLNGKEFVSFLEQILEALNKGEIPSTGSLVEVFNKGILERCMKLYSQRMGEVGLPQSEQSLQQANHAAREEVMKVFDEQHFGRHHAKKSVAKLDEEVREAYKNFILANEYQSSKLCEALYIKCEDKMDHLQALRLPSMAKFNAGFLHCNQSFEAECVGPSKMSYEQRMIKMMGKSRSLFIKEYNHRLFNWLVAFSLVMVVVGRFVIKFILLEIGAWILFVFLETYTRMFWSAESLYYNPAWHFIVATWETLVYSPILDLDRWAIPIGFMLMLLVLYWRCYGKRKHGARWLLPLYYDHKSGLNHQRSD, encoded by the exons ATGCGTGATACCAAAACAAAAG GGATATGGGTATGGGGAATGCCATTAGAATTAGTTATAGACGGGGTTAAAACATCTGTGCTTTACCTTGACACAGAAGGATTTGAAAGCATTGGGAAGTCAAATGTATATGATGACAG GATCTTTGCTTTGGCAACTGTCATGAGTTCTGTGCTTATCTACAATCTACCTGAGACG ATCCGTGAAGCCGATATATCTAGGTTGTCATTTGCTGTTGAGCTTGCAGAAGAATTCTATGGAAG AGTGAAG GGGCAAGATGTTGCATTTGAGCCTGCCAAGTTGTTATGGTTGATTCAGCGGGACTTCTTAC AAGGGAAAAGTGTACAGCAGATGGTAGATGAAGCTCTTCAGCGGGTCCCTAATTTAGATG GTGACAGAAATATTGATCAG GTTAATCAGATTCGAGAATCACTGGCCGTTATGGGTGATAACAGCACAGCCTTTAGCTTACCTCAG CCTCATCTCCAGCGAACTCAACTTTGTGACATGAAGGATGGTGACCTTGATCCAACTTATATTAAGAAGAGGGAGCAGTTGAAAGAACTTGTTGCTTCTATCATTCGTCCAAAAATTGTTCAGGGTAGATCTCTAAATGGAAAGGAGTTTGTATCTTTCTTGGAGCAG ATTCTTGAAGCATTGAACAAAGGAGAGATCCCTTCCACAGGTTCTCTTGTTGAGGTTTTTAATAAGGGGATTCTTGAGCGGTGCATGAAGCTATACAGTCAGAGGATGGGTGAGGTTGGGCTACCACAATCAGAGCAATCTTTGCAACAGGCCAACCATGCAGCACGAGAAGAAGTAATGAAGGTCTTTGATGAGCAGCATTTCGGTCGCCACCATGCTAAGAAATCAGTTGCTAAACTGGATGAAGAAGTACGAGAG GCATACAAGAATTTTATTCTGGCAAATGAATATCAATCTTCGAAGCTGTGCGAGGCACTGTATATTAAGTGTGAGGACAAAATGGACCACCTTCAAGCCCTCAGGCTTCCTTCCATGGCAAAATTTAATGCAGGTTTCCTGCATTGTAATCAAAGCTTTGAGGCAGAGTGTGTAGGGCCTTCAAAAATGAGCTATGAGCAACGTATGATAAAG ATGATGGGCAAATCCCGGTCTCTGTTCATCAAAGAATACAACCACAGGCTCTTCAATTGGCTGGTGGCATTCTCCCTTGTAATGGTGGTGGTGGGCCGGTTTGTTATAAAGTTTATTTTGCTTGAGATTGGAGCTTGGATATTATTTGTCTTCTTGGAGACATACACGAGAATGTTCTGGTCAGCCGAGTCACTTTACTACAACCCTGCATGGCATTTTATTGTGGCAACTTGGGAGACACTAGTTTATAGCCCTATTCTTGATCTGGATAG ATGGGCCATTCCTATTGGTTTTATGCTAATGCTATTAGTTCTTTACTGGCGGTGTTATGGGAAGAGGAAACATGGGGCTCGGTGGCTGTTGCCTCTGTACTATGACCACAAAAGTGGCTTAAATCATCAGAGATCTGACTAA
- the LOC122088591 gene encoding thaumatin-like protein: protein MAISRNLPFSFLLLYSVLLFTTLAHAATFEVLNQCSYTVWAAASPGGGQQLDPGQSWTLDVPAGTTGGRIWGRTSCNFDANGQGSCLSGDCGQLQCQGYGSPPNTLAEFGLNQYQNLDFFDISLVDGFNIPMDFSPTSGNCNGIRCSADINGQCPQELKAPGGCNNPCTVYKTDEYCCNSGSCGPTTYSQFFKDRCPDAYSYPKDDATSTFTCPGGTNYRVTFSHAATFEVLNQCSYTVWAAASPGGGQQLTTGQSWTVNVPAGTTGGRIWGRTGCNFDGNGQGSCQSGDCGKLQCSGYGSPPNTLAEFGLNQYQNLDFFDISLVDGFNIPMDFSPTSGNCKGIRCSADINGQCPQELKAPGGCNNPCTVYKTDEYCCNSGSCGPTTYSKFFKDRCPNAYSYPKDDATSTFTCPGGTNYKVTFCPS, encoded by the exons ATGGCCATCTCAAGAAatcttcccttctccttcctcctttTGTATAGTGTACTCCTCTTCACTACCTTAGCCCATGCAGCCACATTTGAGGTCCTAAACCAATGCTCCTACACGGTCTGGGCCGCTGCTTCACCGGGTGGTGGCCAGCAACTCGACCCTGGCCAATCATGGACCCTCGATGTGCCTGCTGGCACGACAGGCGGCCGGATTTGGGGTCGTACCAGCTGCAACTTCGATGCAAATGGCCAGGGGAGTTGCCTGTCAGGTGACTGTGGGCAGCTACAGTGCCAAGGCTATGGTTCACCACCCAATACCTTAGCTGAATTCGGATTAAACCAATATCAAAACTTGGATTTCTTTGATATATCTCTCGTTGATGGATTTAACATCCCAATGGATTTTAGCCCAACCTCAGGCAATTGCAATGGAATCAGATGCTCGGCCGACATCAATGGTCAATGTCCTCAAGAATTGAAGGCCCCTGGAGGATGCAACAACCCGTGCACCGTGTATAAGACAGATGAATACTGTTGTAACTCGGGGAGCTGTGGTCCGACCACTTACTCCCAGTTCTTCAAGGATAGGTGCCCAGATGCATATAGTTACCCCAAGGATGATGCAACAAGCACATTCACATGTCCTGGTGGTACTAACTACAGGGTTACCTTCT CCCATGCAGCCACCTTTGAGGTCCTAAACCAATGCTCCTACACAGTCTGGGCTGCAGCTTCACCAGGTGGTGGCCAGCAACTCACCACTGGCCAATCATGGACCGTCAATGTGCCTGCTGGCACAACCGGAGGTCGGATTTGGGGTCGTACCGGTTGCAACTTTGATGGAAATGGTCAAGGGAGTTGCCAGTCAGGTGACTGTGGGAAACTACAGTGCTCAGGCTATGGTTCACCACCCAACACCCTAGCCGAATTCGGGTTAAACCAATACCAAAACTTGGATTTCTTTGATATCTCTCTTGTCGATGGATTTAACATCCCAATGGATTTTAGCCCAACCTCAGGCAATTGCAAAGGGATCCGATGCTCGGCTGACATTAATGGGCAATGTCCTCAAGAATTGAAGGCCCCTGGAGGATGCAACAACCCGTGTACCGTGTATAAGACCGACGAATACTGTTGTAACTCAGGGAGCTGTGGTCCAACCACTTACTCCAAGTTCTTCAAGGATAGGTGCCCAAATGCATATAGTTACCCCAAGGATGATGCAACAAGCACATTTACCTGCCCTGGTGGTACTAACTACAAGGTTACCTTCTGCCCCTCATAA
- the LOC122090053 gene encoding protein P21-like: protein MAISRNLPFSFLLLSSVLLFITLAHAATFEVLNQCSYAVWAAASPGGGQQLDPGQSWTLDVPAGTTGGRIWGRTSCNFDANGQGSCLSGDCGQLQCQGFGSPPNTLAEFGLNQYQNLDFFDISLVDGFNIPMDFSPTSGNCNGIRCSADINGQCPQELKAPGGCNNPCTVYKTDEYCCNSGSCGPTTYSQFFKDRCPDAYSYPKDDATSTFTCPGGTNYRVTFCPS from the coding sequence ATGGCCATCTCAAGAAatcttcccttctccttcctcctttTGTCTAGTGTACTCCTCTTCATTACCTTAGCCCATGCAGCTACCTTTGAGGTCCTAAACCAATGCTCCTACGCGGTCTGGGCAGCTGCTTCACCGGGTGGTGGCCAGCAACTCGACCCTGGCCAATCATGGACCCTCGATGTGCCTGCTGGCACGACAGGCGGCCGGATTTGGGGTCGTACCAGCTGCAACTTCGATGCAAATGGCCAGGGGAGTTGCCTGTCAGGTGACTGTGGGCAGCTACAGTGCCAAGGCTTTGGTTCACCACCCAATACCTTAGCTGAATTCGGATTAAACCAATATCAAAACTTGGATTTTTTTGATATATCTCTCGTTGATGGATTTAACATCCCAATGGATTTTAGCCCAACCTCAGGCAATTGCAATGGAATCAGATGCTCGGCCGACATCAATGGTCAATGTCCTCAAGAATTGAAGGCCCCTGGAGGATGCAACAACCCGTGCACCGTGTATAAGACCGACGAATACTGTTGTAACTCGGGGAGCTGTGGTCCAACCACTTACTCCCAGTTCTTCAAGGATAGGTGCCCAGATGCATATAGTTACCCCAAGGATGATGCAACAAGCACATTCACCTGCCCTGGTGGTACTAACTACAGGGTTACCTTCTGCCCCTCATGA